The sequence below is a genomic window from Glycine max cultivar Williams 82 chromosome 20, Glycine_max_v4.0, whole genome shotgun sequence.
ttttagtagGATTTGTCCttctaacaatatttttttatccgttCAATTTTACTCAAATCATTGTAATGTTGGTTTACTATTGATGTATTAAGTCTATAACCTTAAGTGCTAGGTGAGAGGGGGTTAGTTCAAAGTCAAATAAGAAATCTTGTATACTTATTACACTAAAGTGACTTGAGTCAAGGACAAATAAATATACAGGGACTAGCAGGGACTTCACCCCCTCTCCCTATGCCTTTTTAtcaattgttattgttattaattaggCTAATTATTCTTTGTATATTATTATAAGTCGTATTTACCTATTTATATATCTAATTATTAGgattatattataaacatatttatatataattgttaaaaatttgatgacattgggtaaaatatatttttagtttctatacttTCATTCAATCTTTTTAATTCCTAAACTTTCATATCAAacaatttagtccctaaattttataaaaagtgtGTTTTTAGTCTCCCTCAAAACTTAAgttaaaaaagtgtaaaaattgAGAAGCCCTaagactaaaataattttttttttataaatgtcaGTGACTAAATTGTAACATATAAAAATTCacagaattaaaaataagattctaATGAAAGTATAAGAGACTAAAAACATGTTTtaccttaattattatttgtttgattACTATTGTCCTTATGagaccaaaaaatatttaaaaactttaaaaaaaattagtatgaattattttcttCCTGTATCATtcgaaataaaaatcaattttagttttacatgtaaaattaataaattaaataatttaataaaaattattgtttattaaatatttattcgctagaaaattaaaatgcaaaaaaaaaaaaaaaatcagtctcTCCTTGGTTGACTACTGACTTGAGTGTAGAGTGACTTTATAGCtacccattttttttatttcacaatATCTAGGATTCCCTTGGAGCATTCAGAGTCACATCAACCAGAACTTAGTCCTAGACTTATGATCAATGATTAAATTCCAACATGTCAGCCTAGTCCATGTCGGATTGAGTTATAAACTCACTCTAAACTAATTTATCGTTTTCTAATTCTACTACTTGACTGACGGATAGCAAGCAGGTCAAATCTGTTATTGTTCTTCTTATAGCTGCAACGGATGCTTCAACTGAACAGTGTCCATcacaatattttactttttttatccataCACTGCTCAAATCACAGTACTCGTGGGGGCGTTACTTAGATTCTTTATAATCTTTGTATATTTTCTGCGACTATAAAGTAGATTACTCTTTTTGcttaaacttttgttttattacaaaataatttatctactTTTATCTTTGTCAGAGAGAAAATAGGAGTAAGTTTTTCAAGAACATCTATAGACTATGTATTCCAGGTTCAGGGCTTCAAGACGGTGAATAGtaaatcttaaaatattacCCAATTACACGAAGATTTGACACCAAAGCAGAGTGACAACTAACAGAATTTGTTGCACCTAAGATCATACTCTAGGAATAcaataaaacattttagatgAAACAGCCTTCAAAATAACATCAACATCTAATGACTCAGATACATTTCCTCCTCACCAAAGCCTAGTAATTGGTAACAACAAATTTGGAACATTTTTTAGGAGGTGGCTCTTCTCCACAGGAAGCTTTGAATGGCACTGCTTCCACTACAGACTCTGTGCCGGCAATTTTATTTTCCCCTTTATGAATCTTGTCATCGATCATAATAGCAAAGGCGTCGAAGCAATCCTCCAAGCTTCTGAATGCTTCTTCAGGATAGAGAGTGCTAATCTCAACATCACCAAGTCCATCTATGTTGAAGTTAACTTGACAACCTTTGATGAATATGTCATGAGTGAAAGATGCCACAATGCTTCGTGGTATGCAATTTTCTGCACATGAACAGATCAAAAGTAATACTCGTGCacgtttgtttaaacttttccAAGGGACTTTGCATCATCCCAAGGTATAAGACGCAAAAGACACCATCAAAAGAGTGAAAATTGGTTGCAACGTGTAAACAAACATACCCTCATGCAGTGTGAGTGAGGAATGCTTTTAATGAGTACACATATCCTGCATTAGTACTTGAGATTATAATTGTAGATCATTTTAAGTCTTGACTTTACAAATTAATCTTTTagttaatgatattttgtaaaatcaaacttttgtaaaGTTGGAGACTAAAGTAATTAATAGGGACTAAAATAGGGGTATGTTCCCTCTTTATAAAcataaatcattaaatatggACAAAGTTTTGAGACACAAAAAAGGAGGAATTGGTGAATGATTGAACCTGCAGCTACTGCTAGAAGATCATCTTCTGAAATGGTCACTCTGGGGATTGTACGGCCAATTTTCTTTTCCCACAAAGAAGCAAGCTCGTTGACGCTGTAACAATTGTTAGATGGTCGAaaatgaacatttttgttcacTGTCCTTACATCATCAATAACTTTCATTGTGAACTTTCCAATATCAATGCCATCAACAAAGTAAGCTGcacacatgaaaaaaaaattgtcacggTTTATTGTTTAGTGATAGTTGATTTCATGAATAGGTCAATTTGTTCAATACATGTATGGAATAGTGGTTGTTTTTGTTTACTTATACCTTTGACATTGCCATGACCATATATCTGCAATTGATCCAAAGGTGGAGGAAGCTGTGAGGGGTGGCAATTGTCATGGTAAGGCCAAGAAGCAATGGAATTGCAACATATATTGGTGAATGGAACCCCAGATTCCTCAACCACACGCCTAACCAATCGCTTCTCCTTGTACATTGTTAGGCCTGGCTCCACAGGATCTGCTTTGTCCACATCGTGCCCAAACTCTGAAGGCAAAAACCTCTGCAACATTACATTATAACACGTAAGAAATTCTACacttaacattgaatatcaTTTGATGAA
It includes:
- the LAR1 gene encoding leucoanthocyanidin reductase (The RefSeq protein has 1 frameshift compared to this genomic sequence) translates to MVTSPPAIPTTTKDRVLIIGATGFIGKFVAEASLTSEHPTCLLVRPGPLVPSKDAIVKTFQDKGAIVIHGVINNKDFVEKILKEYEIDIVISAIGAKSLLDQLILVEAMKSVKTIKRFLPSEFGHDVDKADPVEPGLTMYKEKRLVRRVVEESGVPFTNICCNSIASWPYHDNCHPSQLPPPLDQLQIYGHGNVKAYFVDGIDIGKFTMKVIDDVRTVNKNVHFRPSNNCYSVNELASLWEKKIGRTIPRVTISEDDLLAVAAENCIPRSIVASFTHDIFIKGCQVNFNIDGLGDVEISTLYPEEAFRSLEDCFDAFAIMIDDKIHKGENKIAGTESVVEAVPFKASCGEEPPPKKCSKFVVTNY